One window from the genome of Magnolia sinica isolate HGM2019 chromosome 4, MsV1, whole genome shotgun sequence encodes:
- the LOC131244651 gene encoding glucan endo-1,3-beta-glucosidase 2-like, producing MRLSCKNLLFSLLVSAPVILILVDSSDTPIGSSNPSIGITYSRHPTSDLPRHDHVISTLQSLGVAHVRLLDPDPEIVRAFSNSGISLLLSIPNTYIHAIAANQTSAIQWLYIHVVPFYPQANITTISVGNDILTSFPELSTSLLPAIRNVYIALRKLGIRKISVSTTHSFDVITSPFPPSAAEFRKPAAEWIMKPLLDFIYATNSSFLINAYPYKLCRSNVQVPTRYALFLNFPEKQCWNLFDMMVDAVISAIHKAGHKDIPVVVTETGWPSDGDATEPRANKLFAKMYNAGLVKHLRSGLGTPLRKEGAKETYIFELLDDETKQGPESDRHWGIFNRNMRMKYKIDFSGLDRYDGAQLVKKVLNFCLIIALMFAVVER from the coding sequence ATGCGCCTCTCCTGCAAGAACCTTCTCTTCTCCTTGCTCGTCTCCGCTCCCGTCATCCTCATCCTCGTCGACTCATCTGACACACCCATCGgctcatccaatccgtccatcggtATCACCTACTCCCGACACCCCACCTCCGATCTCCCCCGCCATGATCACGTCATCTCCACCCTACAATCGCTAGGCGTGGCCCATGTCCGACTTcttgatcccgatcctgaaatcgTCCGCGCCTTCTCTAACTCAGGCATCTCGCTCCTCCTCTCCATCCCAAAcacttacatccatgccatcgcAGCCAACCAAACCAGTGCCATCCAATGGCTCTACATCCATGTGGTCCCCTTCTACCCCCAGGCCAACATCACCACCATCTCCGTCGGCAATGATATCCTCACCTCCTTCCCTGAGCTCTCCACCTCTCTGCTGCCCGCCATCCGGAATGTCTATATCGCCCTCCGTAAGCTCGGGATCCGCAAGATCTCGGTCTCAACTACACATTCCTTCGACGTAATCACAAGCCCATTCCCACCCTCGGCTGCTGAATTCAGAAAACCCGCTGCGGAATGGATCATGAAGCCGCTTCTGGATTTCATCTACGCCACCAACTCGTCGTTCTTGATCAACGCCTACCCATACAAGCTATGCAGATCTAATGTGCAGGTCCCGACCAGATATGCTCTGTTTCTCAATTTTCCGGAAAAGCAATGCTGGAACCTGTTCGATATGATGGTCGATGCGGTTATCAGTGCGATCCACAAGGCAGGCCACAAGGACATACCTGTGGTTGTGACAGAAACGGGGTGGCCCAGTGATGGGGACGCGACTGAGCCGCGAGCGAACAAACTGTTTGCGAAAATGTACAATGCAGGTTTGGTAAAGCATCTGAGGTCGGGCCTCGGAACGCCGCTGCGGAAGGAAGGAGCCAAAGAGACTTACATATTTGAGCTGCTCGACGACGAAACGAAGCAAGGGCCTGAATCGGATCGGCACTGGGGTATTTTCAATCGGAACATGAGGATGAAGTACAAGATTGATTTCTCCGGTTTAGATCGATACGATGGGGCGCAATTGGTGAAGAAGGTGTTGAATTTCTGTTTGATAATTGCACTGATGTTTGCCGTTGTGGAAAGATAA
- the LOC131244652 gene encoding glucan endo-1,3-beta-glucosidase 2-like, producing the protein MALSSKNQLLSLLLLILSSCILIPEPTVVSFNPSIGITYSRHPTSNLPRPDRVVSTLRSLGVTHVRILNPDHDIIRAFSYSGISLLLSISNTYIHAMAANQSQAVQWLYRNVVPFYPRAHITTISVGNDILTSSPDLTASLISAIRHVHLALHDLGIRKILVSTTLPFDIITSPFPPSAAEFKKPAAEWIMKPILDFITTTNSSFLINAYPYKLFRSHPEVPIGYALFQQNPFNFREDPTTGVQYRNLFDVMVDAVNSAMAAMDHKGIPVIVTETGWPSDGDVNEPEANKQYASMYNVGLVRHLRSGLGTPMRREGPTETYIFELFDEDMKQGPRSDRHWGVLNRNMTMKYPIPFSGSNRCFVALLKQMVVSFCLMFAFLV; encoded by the coding sequence ATGGCGCTCTCCTCCAAGAaccaactcctctctctcctccttctcATCCTCTCCTCCTGTATCCTTATCCCCGAACCGACGGTCGTCTCATTCAATCCGTCCATCGGTATCACCTACTCCAGGCACCCCACCTCCAATCTCCCCCGACCTGATCGGGTCGTCTCCACCCTCCGATCGCTCGGAGTGACCCATGTCCGGATCCTTAATCCCGATCATGACATTATCCGCGCTTTCTCCTACTCAGGCATCTCCCTTCTCCTCTCCATCTCAAACACTTACATCCATGCAATGGCGGCTAACCAATCCCAAGCCGTCCAATGGCTCTACCGCAATGTTGTACCCTTCTACCCCCGGGCCCACATCACCACCATCTCTGTTGGCAATGATATCCTCACCTCCTCCCCTGATCTCACTGCCTCTCTGATTTCTGCCATCCGACACGTCCATCTTGCCCTCCATGATCTCGGGATCCGCAAGATCTTGGTCTCAACTACACTTCCCTTCGACATCATCACAAGCCCGTTCCCGCCCTCGGCCGCTGAATTCAAGAAACCCGCTGCGGAATGGATCATGAAGCCGATCCTGGATTTCATCACCACCACCAACTCGTCGTTCTTGATCAACGCCTACCCATACAAGCTGTTCAGATCACACCCAGAGGTCCCTATCGGATATGCTCTGTTTCAACAGAATCCCTTCAATTTCCGTGAGGACCCGACGACGGGTGTCCAGTACCGGAACCTGTTCGATGTGATGGTTGATGCGGTGAACAGTGCTATGGCGGCAATGGACCACAAGGGCATACCTGTAATTGTGACAGAAACGGGGTGGCCGAGCGATGGGGATGTGAATGAGCCTGAAGCGAACAAACAGTATGCGAGCATGTACAATGTAGGTTTGGTAAGGCATCTGAGGTCAGGCCTTGGGACGCCGATGCGGAGGGAAGGGCCCACAGAGACTTACATATTTGAGCTGTTCGATGAGGATATGAAGCAAGGGCCGAGATCGGATCGGCACTGGGGTGTTTTGAATCGGAACATGACGATGAAGTACCCGATTCCTTTCTCCGGTTCAAACAGATGCTTTGTGGCGCTTTTGAAGCAGATGGTGGTGAGTTTCTGTTTGATGTTTGCGTTCTTGGTGTAG